In Marinobacter qingdaonensis, the sequence AACCCGGCCACCTATACTGGCCTGTTCACCCCCATCCGGGAGCTGTTCGCGGGCACCCAAGAAGCTCGCTCCCGGGGCTACAAGCCTGGCCGCTTCTCGTTCAACGTGAAAGGCGGGCGCTGTGAGGCCTGTCAGGGCGATGGCGTGATCAAGGTGGAAATGCACTTCCTGCCGGACGTCTACGTGCCCTGCGACGTCTGCAAAGGCAAGCGCTATAACCGGGAAACCCTGGAAGTCCGGTACAAGGGCAAAAACATCAACGAAGTCCTGGAAATGACCGTCGAGGAAGGTCGGGAGTTCTTCGAAGCCGTTCCCTTCATCGCCCGCAAACTGCAGACCCTGATGGACGTGGGCCTGTCCTACATCCGCCTGGGCCAAAGCGCCGTCACTCTGTCCGGTGGCGAAGCCCAGCGAGTAAAACTGGCGAAAGAACTGTCCAAACGCGACACCGGCCAGACCCTGTACATCCTGGACGAGCCCACCACCGGCCTGCATTTCTACGACATCCAGCAGTTGCTGAACGTGCTTGAGCGCCTGCGCGACCACGGCAACACCATCGTGGTGATCGAGCACAACCTGGACGTCATCAAGACCGCCGACTGGATCGTCGACCTGGGTCCCGAGGGCGGTTCCGGTGGCGGCCAGATCATTGCGGAAGGCACGCCCGAGGACGTTGCCAAAAACCCCGCTTCCCATACCGGTCGCTACCTAAAACCGATGCTGGAGAAATAAAAGGAAATCCCCTCGTGGATCGAAGGCACGGGGGTGCTGTTTAATTTTCTGCCGGAAAAGGTGCCTGAGCGCAGCGAGTTCTTTTCCAAAGAAAATTAAATGGCAGCTCCGGGCCCAGCACCAATACTTGCTTTTTTCGTTCAAACACAAAAAAACCGGGAACCTCACGGAACCCGGTTTTTTTGGTTGGCCGAAGCCGAGGAACTTACGCCTCGTCTTCGTCCACCTCTTCCGCTTCGATATCCAGCGGACGGCCTACCAGCTCAACGAATGCCATCGGGGCATTGTCGCCAGCACGGAAACCGCACTTCAGGATACGAAGGTAACCACCCGGACGCTCGCTGTAACGGGGGCCCAGCTCATCAAACAGCTTGGCTACCGCTGCGTCGTCGCGCAGGCGAGAAAACGCCAGACGACGATTCGCGACCGAATCTTTCTTGGACAGCGTGATCAAAGGCTCAGCTACCCGACGAAGCTCTTTCGCTTTCGGCAGCGTTGTTTTGATCAGCTCGTGCTCAACCAGTGACGCAGTCATGTTACGAAACATGGCCTTGCGATGCGCACTGGTCCTGCTGAACTTACGACCACTCTTACGATGACGCATTGCTCTGATTCCTTACCTTAAACTAATCGGCGATTAACCGCCCAAAACCCGGTCGTCGCCACGCAGGCTAGCCGGTGGCCAGTTATCAAGACGCATGCCCAGAGACAGACCACGGGACGCAAGCACGTCCTTGATCTCGGTCAGCGACTTTTTACCCAGGTTTGGCGTCTTCAGCAGCTCAACTTCAGTGCGCTGAATCAGATCGCCGATGTAGTAAATGTTTTCAGCCTTCAAGCAGTTAGCTGAACGCACTGTCAATTCCAGATCATCCACCGGACGCAGCAGGATCGGATCAATTTCTTCCTCTTCCTCTACACGCTCCGGCTCTTTCTCGTGATCGAAATCGACAAACACCGCCAGTTGCTGCTGGAGAATGGTCGCGGCCCGGCGAATTGCTTCTTCCGGATCGATCGTGCCATTCGTTTCCAGATCAATGACCAGCTTATCCAGATCGGTCCGCTGCTCTACCCGTGCACTTTCCACGGCATAGGCCACTCGACGGACCGGGCTGAACGTAGCATCCAGCTGCAGACGTCCAATAGCGCGCGTTTCGTCTTCGTCGAGACCACGCTGGTCCGCAGGCTCATAGCCCCGACCGCGGTTAACGCGAAGGCGCATGTTCACGTCACCGTTCTCGCTCAGGTGACAGATCACATGATCCGGATTTGCGATCTCGACATCGTGATCGAGCTTGATGTCGCCAGCTGTGACAACGCCCGGGCCTTTCTTGCTGAGCGTAAGCTCGGCATCGTCCCGGCCGTTCATTTTCACGGCGACGCCCTTGAGGTTCAACAGAATCTCAATTACGTCTTCCTGGACACCTTCAATGGCGCTGTACTCGTGCAGGACACCGTCGATCTGCGCTTCAGTCACGGCGCAGCCCGGCATCGATGACAAGAGAATCCGGCGAAGCGCGCTACCCAGTGTGTGCCCAAAGCCTCTCTCGAGAGGCTCCAGAGTCACCTTGGCACGCGTGGCGCTGGATTCCTTCACGTCAATGGTACGAGGTGTCAATAACTCATGTACTGAACGCTGCATAGACGCCCCTATCTGCTATCGTTGCTAACTGGGCTTTACTTGGAGTAAAGCTCGACGATGAGGTTCTCGTTGATGTCGGCAGGCAGTTCAGTGCGCTCCGGCACTGACTTGTAAACGCCGGACATCTTGTTGGCGTCGACCTCTACCCAGCTCACCGGTGCACGGCTAGCAGACAGTTCCAGAGCGCCTTTAACGCGCAGCTGGTTCTTGGCCTTCTCGCGCACGCTCACAACGTCACCCGGCTTGACCTGGTAGGACGCGATGTTCACTACCTTGTCGTTAACCAGAATGGCTTTGTG encodes:
- the rplQ gene encoding 50S ribosomal protein L17, giving the protein MRHRKSGRKFSRTSAHRKAMFRNMTASLVEHELIKTTLPKAKELRRVAEPLITLSKKDSVANRRLAFSRLRDDAAVAKLFDELGPRYSERPGGYLRILKCGFRAGDNAPMAFVELVGRPLDIEAEEVDEDEA
- a CDS encoding DNA-directed RNA polymerase subunit alpha, yielding MQRSVHELLTPRTIDVKESSATRAKVTLEPLERGFGHTLGSALRRILLSSMPGCAVTEAQIDGVLHEYSAIEGVQEDVIEILLNLKGVAVKMNGRDDAELTLSKKGPGVVTAGDIKLDHDVEIANPDHVICHLSENGDVNMRLRVNRGRGYEPADQRGLDEDETRAIGRLQLDATFSPVRRVAYAVESARVEQRTDLDKLVIDLETNGTIDPEEAIRRAATILQQQLAVFVDFDHEKEPERVEEEEEIDPILLRPVDDLELTVRSANCLKAENIYYIGDLIQRTEVELLKTPNLGKKSLTEIKDVLASRGLSLGMRLDNWPPASLRGDDRVLGG